In a genomic window of Sulfurimonas denitrificans DSM 1251:
- a CDS encoding tyrosine-type recombinase/integrase: MKKQKSVKYIYQDVRFRIIERSGHWNLDFFIDNKRQRRSTSLKANSDNLLIIKKEIIPELMLGLTGANIALEEEFDDPKDMTVEEFGIKSINSNKPNIKPHVYERKMAAFKNYVVPYFGKTKISAIKPMDIQDWQNRLLTTLTPSSAQKYRSIFYNILQDAFINEIIVKNPMQLVKAPKQKSKQKTLFDEEEDVMPFNNAEIKLILEDTQLFEHNKNFYKLMLFTGMRPGEAVALRWQDILFDKKQIKIMQTRVAGKDGTPKTMSSMRYVDILPQTLEVLLSQQKLTGDKEYLFYTRSGKRYFSHDTLAASFKRLLTRNKIKERVLYNLRHTFASQMISQGVDIVWVSKTLGHKDVSITLSTYTKFIQEDEATRFQKLEKFGTIFDTLANS, from the coding sequence ATGAAAAAACAAAAATCAGTTAAATATATCTATCAAGATGTTAGATTTAGGATTATTGAGCGAAGCGGTCACTGGAATTTGGATTTTTTCATTGATAACAAGCGACAACGAAGAAGTACTTCATTAAAAGCAAATAGTGATAATCTGCTAATCATCAAAAAAGAGATTATCCCAGAACTGATGCTAGGACTTACAGGTGCAAATATAGCCTTAGAAGAGGAGTTTGATGATCCAAAAGATATGACTGTAGAAGAGTTTGGAATAAAAAGTATCAATTCTAATAAGCCAAACATCAAACCTCATGTATATGAGCGAAAAATGGCAGCTTTTAAAAACTATGTTGTTCCATATTTTGGAAAAACAAAAATAAGTGCCATAAAGCCTATGGATATACAAGATTGGCAAAATAGATTGCTTACTACACTCACACCATCAAGTGCTCAAAAGTATCGTTCAATCTTTTATAATATCTTACAAGATGCCTTTATCAATGAGATAATCGTTAAAAATCCAATGCAGTTAGTAAAAGCTCCAAAACAAAAATCAAAGCAAAAGACTTTATTTGATGAAGAAGAGGATGTGATGCCATTTAATAATGCAGAGATTAAACTTATTTTAGAAGATACACAACTTTTTGAACACAATAAAAACTTCTATAAACTAATGCTTTTTACAGGGATGCGACCAGGAGAAGCAGTTGCTCTTAGATGGCAAGATATACTCTTTGATAAAAAGCAAATCAAAATAATGCAAACAAGAGTTGCAGGAAAAGATGGCACACCAAAAACAATGTCATCTATGCGATATGTGGATATCTTACCTCAAACTTTAGAAGTGTTACTAAGTCAACAAAAGCTCACTGGAGATAAAGAGTATCTATTTTATACTAGAAGTGGCAAAAGATATTTTTCTCACGATACCCTTGCTGCTTCATTTAAAAGATTGCTAACTCGAAACAAAATCAAAGAGAGAGTTCTGTATAATCTTAGACATACATTTGCTTCACAGATGATAAGTCAAGGTGTTGATATAGTTTGGGTATCAAAAACTTTAGGTCATAAAGATGTCTCAATTACACTTTCAACATACACAAAATTTATCCAAGAAGATGAAGCAACAAGGTTTCAGAAATTAGAAAAATTTGGCACAATTTTTGACACATTGGCTAACTCTTAG
- the blaOXA gene encoding class D beta-lactamase: MKPFMHSFIFSFILIIFTTTTLFANELNQKIEEIFSKADTNATFVLYDMQKQKLIIHNQARAQKRYTPASTFKIANSLIGLETKAVKNIDEQIPYLGPENPFIASWKEDMGLRKAIAISNVPIYQELARRIGLKRMKHYLKIFEYGNADTGAIIDRFWLDGPIEISALEQVEFLKKLVKEELPISKEAQRDVKQILLFESADDYKLYAKTGWQNAPDSGIGWFVGWIENAEGSYIFALNIDMKGANDAPKRISLTKDCLFALGLLKDL; encoded by the coding sequence ATGAAACCATTTATGCATAGTTTTATTTTCTCGTTTATACTTATCATCTTCACAACGACAACTCTTTTTGCAAATGAGCTCAATCAAAAGATAGAAGAAATTTTTAGCAAAGCAGATACCAATGCAACCTTTGTGCTTTATGATATGCAAAAGCAAAAGCTAATCATCCATAATCAAGCAAGAGCTCAAAAAAGATATACACCTGCATCAACTTTTAAAATTGCAAATTCTTTAATAGGATTAGAAACAAAAGCCGTTAAAAATATAGATGAACAAATACCATATCTTGGACCAGAGAATCCATTTATTGCAAGCTGGAAAGAAGATATGGGACTACGAAAAGCAATAGCCATTTCAAATGTACCAATTTATCAAGAGCTCGCTAGAAGAATCGGCTTGAAAAGAATGAAACATTATTTAAAAATTTTTGAGTATGGAAATGCTGATACTGGAGCGATAATAGATCGTTTTTGGCTCGATGGTCCAATTGAAATTAGTGCTCTTGAGCAAGTAGAGTTTTTGAAAAAATTAGTAAAAGAGGAACTTCCTATCTCCAAAGAGGCGCAAAGAGATGTAAAACAGATTTTACTGTTTGAAAGTGCTGATGATTATAAACTATACGCAAAAACTGGTTGGCAAAATGCACCAGATAGTGGAATAGGTTGGTTTGTTGGCTGGATTGAAAATGCTGAAGGCAGTTATATTTTTGCTTTAAATATCGATATGAAAGGTGCAAATGATGCCCCAAAACGAATAAGCTTAACTAAAGATTGCTTATTCGCATTGGGATTGTTGAAAGATTTATAG
- a CDS encoding response regulator transcription factor gives MDENIYSPEIDLYEFKEQVIELRKYTKEINILIAEDYIVLQQSLFKIFTPLFKEVGIASDGAEGLELYKKKVANGEKYEIILSDIAMPNMNGVEMTKKIREIDDEQIIFIFSAYQDSEYLLELINLDIRRFLTKPISLETLFHELLITCRAIYGKKDLSNKITLRSNVYYYTSERELYIDEIAVKLSNYERLILEFLLSKINSTVSNIEIINYLYFNGVDVELENVRKIVYKLRKKLSNDLIENIHAIGYRIKQ, from the coding sequence TTGGATGAAAATATCTACTCGCCTGAGATAGATCTTTACGAGTTTAAAGAGCAGGTTATTGAACTAAGAAAATATACAAAAGAGATAAATATTCTAATCGCAGAGGATTATATAGTTCTGCAACAGAGTTTGTTTAAAATTTTTACTCCACTCTTTAAAGAAGTTGGTATCGCTTCTGATGGAGCAGAGGGTTTGGAACTATATAAGAAAAAAGTCGCAAATGGTGAAAAATATGAGATTATCTTAAGTGATATAGCTATGCCAAATATGAATGGTGTTGAGATGACAAAAAAGATAAGAGAGATAGATGATGAACAGATTATTTTCATATTTTCAGCTTATCAAGACTCTGAGTATCTACTAGAACTTATAAACCTTGATATAAGACGTTTTTTGACAAAGCCTATTTCTCTTGAGACTCTATTTCACGAACTTCTTATAACATGTAGAGCTATTTATGGCAAAAAAGATTTGTCAAACAAGATAACTTTGCGAAGTAATGTTTATTACTACACAAGCGAGAGAGAACTCTATATAGATGAGATAGCTGTAAAACTATCAAACTATGAGAGACTTATCTTAGAGTTTCTGCTATCAAAAATAAACAGCACCGTTTCAAATATTGAAATCATAAACTATCTCTATTTTAATGGCGTTGATGTAGAACTTGAAAACGTTCGTAAAATTGTCTATAAACTCAGAAAAAAACTCTCAAATGACCTTATAGAAAATATTCACGCTATTGGATATCGCATTAAACAATAA
- a CDS encoding Na/Pi cotransporter family protein encodes MSKKLLIPLSFLFFAYFVITSQNFAVLLSGIAIFIIGMFFMQDGFRLLSGGVLDKLLQKFTSNLFYSILTGVISTSLVQSSTIISLIVISFLSVELLSLVQGVGIIFGANLGSTTTAWIISSLGVDVKISVYAMPLIVFGVILRFAASNAYKGLGNVLLGLGFIFLGIAYMKDGFDTLKDSIDLASYSMDGVLGILVYIFIGIIVTVVIQSSAATLAIVITALNAGSIIYVNALSLTIGANLGTTLTAILASLASNENGKRVAFAYFVFNLVTAVIVTLFLHYISGFIELIAPYLGIDSENYGMKIALFHTLFSIIGLLVLSPFVNKIVKLSERLIKKKVKAHSKPKFLLDANITLPDAAIVSIKKEIINLYENCQRAMFHAINLHTSNLKTKEDLEVQISQEVTNINADIDEIYQSNLKILYSEIIKYSSFAQEYMTSSQHVEAGDLKRSAKIIVEVLKDTRDIQKNLNFYLKSRNEYIKNEYNMLRKELASILIDINIISSTEDTLERFVQLEMLKSSIQKGDLISTEKIDNLIREDKIKATMATSLINDSATIYSTKKKLVEVASTLFIDKNLIA; translated from the coding sequence ATGTCTAAGAAATTACTAATTCCTTTGAGCTTTCTTTTTTTTGCATATTTTGTAATTACTTCACAAAATTTTGCAGTTCTTCTAAGCGGTATTGCTATTTTTATAATTGGCATGTTCTTTATGCAAGATGGCTTTAGATTATTATCAGGCGGTGTTTTAGATAAGTTACTTCAAAAATTTACAAGCAATCTTTTCTACTCTATTTTAACTGGAGTAATATCTACGTCTCTAGTTCAGAGTTCAACTATCATCTCTTTGATTGTCATCTCTTTTTTATCTGTTGAATTACTCTCTTTAGTTCAAGGTGTTGGTATCATCTTTGGAGCAAATTTAGGAAGTACTACAACTGCATGGATAATCTCAAGCCTTGGAGTAGATGTAAAAATCTCGGTATATGCTATGCCCCTAATCGTTTTTGGGGTTATTTTAAGGTTTGCTGCAAGTAACGCATATAAAGGCTTGGGAAACGTTCTTTTAGGTTTGGGCTTTATCTTTTTAGGTATCGCTTACATGAAAGATGGTTTTGATACATTAAAAGATTCTATAGACCTAGCTTCATACTCAATGGATGGAGTACTTGGGATTTTAGTCTATATTTTTATAGGTATTATTGTAACTGTTGTTATCCAATCAAGCGCTGCAACATTAGCTATCGTAATTACTGCATTAAATGCAGGAAGCATCATATATGTAAATGCGCTCTCTTTAACTATCGGTGCAAACTTAGGAACAACACTTACGGCGATTTTAGCATCTTTGGCATCTAATGAAAATGGAAAAAGAGTTGCTTTTGCGTACTTTGTATTTAACCTTGTCACAGCTGTAATTGTTACTCTCTTTCTTCATTATATTAGTGGCTTTATAGAGTTAATAGCTCCATATTTAGGGATAGATAGCGAAAATTATGGAATGAAAATAGCCCTTTTTCATACACTATTTAGTATCATTGGACTCTTAGTTCTCTCACCTTTTGTTAACAAAATAGTAAAACTCTCAGAGAGACTTATAAAGAAAAAAGTAAAAGCTCACTCAAAACCAAAATTTCTCTTAGATGCAAACATAACTCTTCCAGATGCAGCTATAGTATCTATTAAAAAAGAGATAATTAATCTATATGAAAACTGCCAAAGAGCGATGTTCCATGCGATAAATCTACACACAAGCAACCTCAAAACAAAAGAGGATTTGGAAGTTCAAATCTCACAAGAGGTTACAAATATAAATGCTGACATTGATGAGATATATCAATCAAATCTAAAGATACTATATAGTGAGATTATAAAATACTCCTCTTTTGCACAAGAGTACATGACAAGTTCTCAGCATGTTGAAGCAGGAGATTTAAAACGCAGTGCAAAGATTATAGTAGAGGTTTTAAAAGATACAAGAGATATCCAAAAAAACCTTAACTTTTATCTAAAGAGTCGTAACGAATATATAAAAAATGAGTATAACATGTTAAGAAAAGAGCTTGCATCTATTTTGATAGACATAAACATCATAAGCTCAACTGAAGATACTTTAGAGAGATTTGTACAGCTAGAGATGTTAAAATCATCCATACAAAAAGGTGATTTGATTAGTACAGAAAAAATCGACAATCTTATTCGAGAAGATAAAATTAAAGCGACAATGGCAACTTCTCTTATAAATGATAGCGCTACGATTTACTCTACTAAAAAGAAACTAGTGGAAGTCGCTTCTACGCTCTTTATAGATAAAAATCTTATAGCATAG
- a CDS encoding uracil-DNA glycosylase, which translates to MKSFQNLLLLENLYRLRALGFEYIDQFSINQKTQNSKPLTINELSKEVSTCYLCDLSKSRTQSMSGYGNSNADVMIIDYSVSLGEDNTNSYYCGRSGDILKNMIENVLELKIEDVYFTHAIKCKPLNSKTPSESEWDSCKNYLFSQIEFVKPKVVVTLGKDAYAKVTSENDNFQNVRGHVIDFKSYKLVPIYHPNYLLRNPDDKKIAFNDLKTIKSLLK; encoded by the coding sequence TTGAAATCTTTTCAAAATTTACTTCTTCTAGAAAATCTCTATCGCTTAAGAGCGCTTGGATTTGAATATATAGACCAATTCTCTATAAATCAAAAAACTCAAAACTCAAAACCGCTTACCATAAATGAACTCTCTAAGGAAGTTTCTACATGTTACTTATGTGATTTAAGTAAGTCAAGAACACAAAGTATGAGTGGTTATGGAAATTCAAACGCAGATGTAATGATAATTGATTATTCAGTCTCTCTTGGTGAGGATAACACAAACTCTTATTACTGCGGAAGGAGCGGCGATATTTTAAAAAATATGATAGAGAATGTTTTAGAGTTAAAAATAGAAGATGTTTACTTTACACATGCAATAAAGTGCAAACCCCTAAACTCAAAAACACCATCTGAATCTGAATGGGATTCATGCAAAAACTACCTTTTCTCTCAAATAGAGTTTGTAAAACCTAAAGTCGTTGTAACTTTAGGTAAAGATGCCTATGCTAAAGTAACCTCAGAAAATGACAATTTTCAAAATGTAAGAGGTCATGTTATAGATTTTAAAAGCTATAAACTTGTACCTATTTATCACCCAAATTATCTCCTAAGAAATCCAGATGATAAAAAAATTGCATTTAATGATTTAAAAACAATAAAGAGTCTGCTAAAGTAA
- a CDS encoding helix-turn-helix domain-containing protein — MYLKEFREKLNLTQNELSSILDIAQTTIARYENDKVKPTSTVLLKYINELNANPNFLFLGIEPHLLNNLPKLDSSNMDLLNDITLMMSQEHLREKLNKILIDEIIQRFEKQNDSLVAKLLEIVKMDDPVKTRPFLFLYYIFQLIEKDFTDTPKEISDYKQYLGDVITNYKVVTWKNQPLFTEKIKSEIRDFLDVKLTTKECELLVKNYKNTLEMLEQKMPPSMIKYHRNSFK, encoded by the coding sequence ATGTATCTTAAAGAATTTAGAGAGAAATTAAATTTAACACAAAATGAGTTATCTAGTATTTTAGATATAGCTCAAACGACAATAGCTAGATATGAAAATGATAAAGTTAAGCCAACATCAACTGTTTTATTAAAATATATAAACGAACTTAATGCCAATCCAAATTTTTTATTTTTGGGCATTGAACCTCATTTATTAAACAATCTTCCAAAATTAGATTCATCAAATATGGATTTATTGAATGATATAACGCTTATGATGTCTCAAGAACACTTAAGAGAAAAACTCAATAAGATTTTGATTGATGAAATTATTCAAAGGTTTGAAAAACAAAACGATTCGCTCGTAGCAAAACTTCTTGAAATAGTAAAAATGGATGATCCAGTAAAGACTAGACCATTTTTATTTTTATATTATATCTTTCAGCTCATTGAAAAAGATTTTACTGATACACCAAAAGAGATTAGTGATTACAAGCAGTATTTAGGGGATGTTATTACCAATTATAAAGTGGTCACTTGGAAAAATCAACCACTATTTACTGAAAAAATCAAAAGTGAAATCAGAGACTTTTTAGATGTGAAACTAACTACAAAAGAGTGTGAGCTTCTTGTAAAAAATTACAAGAATACTCTTGAGATGCTCGAACAGAAGATGCCACCGTCGATGATTAAATATCATCGAAACTCTTTTAAATAG
- a CDS encoding YbgC/FadM family acyl-CoA thioesterase encodes MKIRVYYEDTDAGGVVYHSNYLNFCERARSEVFFIRGLTPVLEHGHFIAKRVEADYIASAKLGDELDIRSELLEMRGASFRLSQTIFRDNKKIFELDIILVYITFDAKPQKITSDVRNLIKSLFEG; translated from the coding sequence GTGAAGATACGAGTTTATTACGAAGATACAGATGCAGGCGGAGTGGTTTATCACTCAAATTATCTAAATTTTTGTGAACGTGCTAGAAGTGAGGTTTTTTTTATTCGTGGGCTTACTCCTGTTTTAGAGCATGGACATTTTATAGCGAAGAGGGTTGAGGCGGATTATATAGCTTCTGCAAAATTAGGTGATGAGCTTGATATAAGGAGTGAACTTTTAGAGATGAGAGGGGCATCATTTAGGCTTAGCCAGACTATTTTTAGAGATAATAAAAAAATCTTTGAGCTTGATATTATACTTGTATATATAACTTTTGATGCAAAGCCTCAAAAAATTACCTCAGATGTGCGCAACCTTATAAAATCGCTCTTTGAGGGTTAA
- a CDS encoding DnaB-like helicase N-terminal domain-containing protein, whose product MKSNTNYSFDCLIGIERAILSTLITYPEVDKINEAISIIEANDFYFEQHGLIFNTIIDQYNNDRPIDEITVYLRNKAKIQESYSLDVIAANPLASLTDYLKQLKFYSLERQITVVAAKVKEGDFKKINDLQVLQDKMESLGDIRNLKPFTDKFEAYISSLDLDVEKIKNKKVEYLYDNFLVKNDIIMIVARPGTGKSLVSVALCNMLLSEDKVKRVFYLDGDNSELTIKTRNIHHLKEKFGNRLNYLVELSRSSFMQVINELKKIDLTDCLIVFDSIKNFITGDRNNHKDVTELMNILKILRKNGATIIFLHHQNKLQKEFNSEFAGSSAFAEDVALAFELRKNEDKQTYILIPIKDRNNTSDYIAFKYNQDNTLTKVDVDYAMETNEDLEMKEEIIRFIASSKEKPKYSDILSTLTDAGYNKDKANKIIQNGKDKYWKATRIPRQNNKLVFELIDNQDSQDNPINRGL is encoded by the coding sequence ATGAAGTCTAACACAAATTACAGTTTTGACTGCTTAATTGGTATCGAAAGAGCCATATTAAGCACACTTATAACCTATCCAGAAGTGGATAAAATCAATGAAGCTATCTCTATAATTGAAGCAAATGATTTTTATTTTGAACAACATGGGCTTATTTTTAATACCATAATCGATCAATATAACAATGATAGACCAATAGATGAGATAACAGTTTATCTTAGAAATAAAGCAAAAATCCAAGAGAGCTACTCTCTTGATGTTATAGCTGCAAATCCACTAGCTTCTTTAACTGATTATCTCAAACAACTAAAATTTTATAGTCTAGAGAGACAAATAACAGTGGTAGCTGCAAAAGTAAAGGAGGGAGATTTTAAAAAAATCAATGACTTGCAAGTGTTGCAAGATAAAATGGAATCACTTGGAGATATAAGAAATTTAAAACCCTTTACCGATAAATTTGAAGCTTATATAAGCTCTTTAGATTTGGATGTTGAAAAAATCAAAAACAAAAAAGTTGAGTATCTCTACGACAATTTTTTAGTAAAAAACGACATCATAATGATTGTGGCTCGTCCAGGAACTGGTAAGTCATTGGTTTCTGTTGCACTTTGTAATATGCTTCTTAGTGAAGATAAAGTCAAAAGAGTTTTTTATCTTGATGGAGATAACTCAGAACTTACTATAAAAACAAGAAATATCCACCATCTAAAAGAGAAATTTGGAAATAGACTCAACTACTTAGTTGAACTATCAAGAAGCAGCTTTATGCAAGTAATCAATGAGCTAAAAAAGATTGATTTGACAGATTGTTTAATCGTATTTGACTCTATCAAAAACTTTATAACAGGGGATAGAAACAACCACAAAGATGTAACAGAGCTTATGAATATTCTAAAAATCCTGAGAAAAAACGGTGCTACAATCATTTTTCTACATCATCAAAACAAACTTCAAAAAGAGTTTAACTCAGAGTTTGCAGGAAGTAGTGCATTTGCTGAAGATGTTGCTTTGGCATTCGAGCTTAGAAAAAATGAAGATAAACAGACCTATATCCTCATTCCCATTAAAGATAGAAACAACACATCAGACTACATAGCTTTTAAATACAACCAAGATAATACCCTTACAAAAGTTGATGTTGATTATGCGATGGAGACAAATGAGGACCTTGAAATGAAAGAGGAGATCATTAGATTTATCGCTTCAAGTAAAGAAAAACCAAAGTACAGTGATATTTTAAGCACTTTAACTGATGCAGGCTACAACAAAGATAAAGCCAATAAAATCATCCAAAATGGAAAAGATAAATATTGGAAAGCTACAAGAATCCCAAGACAAAACAATAAATTAGTCTTTGAGTTAATAGATAACCAAGATAGCCAAGATAACCCTATAAATAGGGGTTTGTAA
- a CDS encoding ATP-binding protein — MQKNISLKSLIYKSYLSSALVPVFAIELVLLLLYFGVTFFISQKSQDILLDEAKLALNEIASREAGHIDMLFSEVKRDMAILKRDHERFFTLNECSSQKVKAEFGRHKNGALYKLVDNGGSSIYAPKDFDATPKNLKKIECSEFIDPLMKSIVDTNPIITQAYINTYDKINRLYPFMSDAATQYGAELDATSYNFYYLADANYNPKRKDVWTSAYLDPAGQGWMISIIAPIYNGNFLEGVSGLDVTIDSLIKNVLSLDIPWSGSAFLIDKDGTIIAMPKRIEELFSIKELKGHTYTSTISTTIEKPKEFNLLKNSKEMESFFKKATPIDKFTIKGANYIISQKIIPQTNWRLMVVVDEFIIYRPIMEFKSQAQIIGYVVIALMIFFYLIFFIYLMRKSNAISEYIAKPINELSTLTSNLGTKPNTQLRETGNIEEIYKLVQNFNTLSNELDDRTNAYIESQMREKMKEKEALSAYREGLLESAGGYLHNVGNSLAILDSKLFVLKSSASSLQKSELGFNKVIEMVQNSHAKGEEKVSMEVFLEAFKEALSDDITSEILDVVDGIERVKNHASEMIKDQQDRLANRDGSENYVYSFSLNKMLSELIEDYSLEFFRFNISIKVHENDEVVVQIMKYRLQSGVANVIKNAIESISLSKNSGNGIIDITIKREKNMVLLIVQDNGCGVARDDIDKIFGFGYTTKKGGSGFGLHTLNNFLNSIGGTINITNNESENGATLMMEIPINE, encoded by the coding sequence ATGCAAAAAAACATATCTCTAAAGTCACTTATCTACAAAAGCTACCTATCTAGTGCACTTGTTCCTGTATTTGCTATAGAGCTTGTGCTTCTTCTTTTATACTTTGGAGTAACTTTTTTTATATCTCAAAAATCGCAAGATATACTTCTTGATGAAGCAAAGTTAGCGCTTAACGAAATAGCCAGCAGAGAGGCTGGACATATAGATATGCTCTTTAGTGAAGTTAAAAGAGATATGGCTATATTAAAGCGAGACCATGAAAGATTTTTTACTTTAAATGAGTGTAGTTCCCAAAAAGTTAAAGCAGAGTTTGGCAGACATAAAAATGGCGCATTATATAAACTAGTAGATAATGGCGGTTCATCCATATATGCGCCTAAAGATTTTGATGCAACACCAAAAAATCTAAAAAAGATAGAGTGCAGTGAATTTATAGACCCATTAATGAAATCTATAGTAGATACAAACCCAATTATTACACAAGCATATATAAATACCTATGATAAGATAAACAGACTCTATCCATTTATGAGTGATGCTGCTACTCAATATGGCGCAGAGCTTGATGCTACAAGTTATAACTTTTATTATCTAGCAGATGCAAACTACAATCCAAAAAGAAAAGATGTTTGGACAAGTGCATATCTTGATCCAGCAGGGCAAGGGTGGATGATATCAATTATTGCACCAATATACAATGGTAATTTTTTAGAGGGAGTCAGTGGGCTCGATGTTACGATAGATTCACTTATAAAAAATGTTCTCTCACTTGATATACCATGGAGTGGTAGTGCGTTTTTGATAGATAAGGATGGAACAATCATAGCTATGCCAAAGCGTATTGAGGAGCTGTTTTCCATAAAAGAGCTAAAGGGGCATACATACACAAGCACTATATCTACAACCATAGAAAAACCAAAAGAGTTCAATCTGCTTAAGAACTCTAAAGAAATGGAGAGTTTTTTTAAAAAAGCAACTCCCATAGATAAATTTACTATAAAAGGTGCTAACTACATCATCTCTCAAAAAATTATACCTCAGACAAATTGGCGTTTGATGGTAGTTGTAGATGAATTTATCATATATAGACCCATTATGGAGTTTAAATCTCAAGCACAGATTATAGGTTATGTAGTTATTGCACTTATGATATTTTTTTATCTCATTTTTTTTATATATCTTATGAGAAAATCTAACGCTATTTCAGAATATATAGCAAAGCCAATAAATGAGCTCTCAACTCTAACAAGCAATCTTGGCACTAAGCCAAATACTCAGCTAAGAGAGACAGGTAATATAGAAGAAATTTATAAACTAGTGCAAAACTTCAATACGCTTAGCAATGAGTTGGATGATAGAACAAATGCTTACATAGAGTCTCAGATGCGTGAGAAAATGAAAGAAAAAGAGGCTCTCTCAGCTTATAGAGAGGGGCTTTTAGAGAGTGCTGGAGGATATTTGCATAATGTTGGAAACTCTTTGGCAATTCTTGATTCAAAGCTTTTTGTACTAAAGAGCAGTGCATCATCTCTGCAAAAGAGTGAGCTTGGATTTAACAAAGTCATAGAGATGGTGCAAAATTCTCATGCAAAGGGTGAGGAGAAAGTTTCTATGGAGGTTTTTTTGGAGGCTTTTAAAGAAGCTCTTAGTGATGATATAACATCTGAGATACTTGATGTAGTTGATGGCATAGAGAGAGTTAAAAACCATGCTTCAGAGATGATAAAAGATCAGCAAGACAGACTTGCAAACAGAGATGGGAGTGAGAATTACGTATATAGTTTTTCACTAAATAAAATGCTTAGCGAACTTATAGAGGATTACTCTTTGGAGTTTTTTAGATTTAACATATCTATAAAAGTTCACGAAAATGATGAAGTGGTAGTGCAAATAATGAAATATAGGCTTCAAAGCGGAGTAGCAAATGTTATTAAAAATGCTATAGAGTCTATATCATTATCTAAAAACAGTGGCAATGGCATTATAGATATAACTATAAAAAGAGAGAAAAATATGGTGCTTTTGATAGTTCAAGATAATGGCTGTGGAGTTGCAAGAGATGATATAGATAAGATATTTGGCTTTGGATATACGACTAAAAAAGGGGGTAGCGGTTTTGGGCTACATACGCTAAATAATTTTTTAAACAGTATAGGCGGAACGATAAATATAACAAATAATGAAAGTGAAAATGGAGCAACTTTAATGATGGAGATACCGATAAATGAGTAG